From a region of the Bacillus alveayuensis genome:
- a CDS encoding diguanylate cyclase (GGDEF)-like protein/PAS domain S-box-containing protein (product_source=TIGR00254/TIGR00229; cath_funfam=3.20.20.450,3.30.450.20,3.30.70.270; cog=COG2202,COG5001; pfam=PF00563,PF00990,PF07238,PF08447,PF13426; smart=SM00052,SM00086,SM00091,SM00267; superfamily=141868,55073,55785; tigrfam=TIGR00229,TIGR00254) has protein sequence MALFWRNHHYSPMDSDVYIDPKEHGKLPYDTLQLILKSYQNASYVLNRKGNIIAFNQRLVDFLHYKPKEFFTCFSKLVVESDVQQVEKYFEKAMEGELQSFRAALKKKDGETVNIQMLEIPIMLNDESAILTVLKEEDEALEGFNITQELVQEFDHLQKLGHFGLVEFDPLKDEYYWSDYIYHLLGINSNDPQPKLTLPLFLKFIHPEDRSTFKQLLEGLVEKGESFSLTFRIIRRDGTERIIHGQAVSKESVNGKPSKLLGIFVDITEKKEAEKRLIELTNRFLSIANEIDAVIWSLDPICNKVLYCSNSVKKILGVDVDFFMKVPSYWKICFHPEDMDKLENALNLLKEGTPLIDEYRMIRPDGEVIWTKVQMIPTINEFGEMTRLDSMIIDITEAKQYELKLQQMANYDPLTSLPNGYSLSNDFPKWIDSAHLHEEMFAVFSIGIDRIKKINNTLGHLAGDAVIKQTAERIQKIVCDYGSIYRIGGDEFIALVKIDQDIESYIQLAQDILDYVEAPLEIDQYEVYVTTSIGISFYPTEGITSDTLLQSANAALYRAKKLGKNNYQIYTKSMNIMTLKDYYIEKELRKALENHQLYMEYQPRIDVKAKQVIGAEALLRWKHPEWGDVSPADFIPLAEEEELINQISDWVLESVCSQIRKWMDDGLQFQFISVNISPKRLLKKDFYDFLVKTTTEKKIPPNLLEIEITESSLLIMDDYVQEQIIKIRDLGVRIALDDFGTSYTSINNIKNFPIDVLKIDKSFIQNIDKDHTDRIITQSLIQMAKGLNLRVVAEGVETQVQLNYLENYQCDEIQGFLYSPSVTDQKIEQLFVKRNMTPQQSEPLKTSEKRKYFRIEFPNPLLSNITITSIQNKQIKIGKTEVAVLNIGGGGLAFASHLRLPSNDKIVYQFETELMGEKLILQGNIVWGKEVKSNIYQYGLKFIIAEHEREKLISLLNTVQIYLRNKRIVRGANFISDDPIQFIERTFL, from the coding sequence ATGGCTTTATTTTGGCGCAATCATCATTACTCACCAATGGATTCGGATGTATATATTGATCCTAAAGAGCATGGAAAATTACCTTACGATACCCTTCAATTAATTTTAAAAAGCTATCAAAATGCTTCATATGTTTTAAATCGAAAAGGAAATATTATTGCCTTTAATCAAAGGCTAGTCGATTTTTTACATTATAAACCGAAGGAATTTTTTACTTGTTTCTCTAAGCTAGTCGTAGAGTCTGATGTACAGCAGGTAGAAAAATATTTTGAAAAAGCTATGGAAGGTGAATTGCAAAGCTTCCGTGCGGCATTAAAAAAGAAAGACGGTGAAACCGTAAACATTCAAATGCTAGAAATTCCGATCATGTTAAATGATGAAAGTGCTATATTGACGGTTTTGAAAGAAGAAGACGAAGCTCTCGAGGGATTTAATATTACTCAAGAATTAGTGCAGGAGTTTGATCACCTGCAAAAGCTTGGCCATTTTGGTCTAGTTGAATTTGATCCATTAAAGGATGAATATTATTGGTCTGACTACATCTATCATCTTTTAGGAATCAATTCAAATGATCCCCAGCCAAAACTAACTCTTCCATTGTTTTTAAAGTTTATCCATCCTGAAGATCGCTCAACATTTAAACAACTGTTGGAAGGGTTAGTAGAAAAGGGAGAATCTTTTTCCTTAACGTTTCGCATAATTAGAAGAGATGGAACGGAAAGAATTATTCATGGACAGGCTGTTTCAAAGGAGTCTGTAAACGGAAAGCCTTCGAAATTGCTTGGCATTTTCGTTGATATAACCGAAAAAAAAGAAGCGGAAAAAAGGTTAATTGAACTGACAAATCGCTTTCTTTCTATTGCTAACGAGATCGATGCCGTTATTTGGTCGTTAGATCCGATTTGTAATAAAGTTTTATATTGTTCAAATTCTGTAAAAAAAATATTAGGGGTTGACGTCGACTTTTTCATGAAGGTTCCGTCCTATTGGAAAATATGTTTTCATCCAGAAGATATGGATAAATTAGAAAATGCCTTAAACCTTTTAAAAGAAGGAACCCCTCTTATTGATGAATACCGAATGATACGCCCCGATGGGGAAGTGATTTGGACGAAGGTGCAAATGATCCCAACGATAAATGAATTCGGTGAGATGACTCGTCTTGATAGCATGATTATCGATATTACCGAAGCGAAACAGTATGAATTAAAGCTTCAACAGATGGCGAATTATGATCCGCTTACCTCGTTACCGAACGGATATAGTTTATCAAACGATTTCCCTAAATGGATTGATTCGGCTCATTTGCATGAAGAGATGTTTGCTGTTTTTTCTATTGGTATCGATCGAATTAAAAAAATAAACAATACGTTAGGACATTTAGCAGGGGATGCAGTCATTAAGCAAACGGCTGAAAGAATTCAAAAAATTGTTTGCGACTATGGATCAATTTATCGCATTGGCGGTGATGAATTTATCGCCCTTGTAAAAATTGACCAAGACATTGAGTCATATATCCAGTTGGCGCAAGATATACTCGATTATGTTGAAGCCCCACTAGAAATTGACCAATATGAAGTGTATGTGACAACAAGTATTGGCATTAGCTTTTATCCGACAGAGGGTATTACGAGTGATACTTTGCTGCAGAGTGCAAATGCAGCACTATATCGGGCGAAAAAGCTAGGGAAAAACAATTATCAAATTTATACAAAGTCTATGAATATTATGACTCTTAAAGACTACTACATTGAAAAAGAGCTTAGAAAAGCTTTAGAAAATCACCAGCTTTATATGGAATACCAGCCAAGAATTGATGTGAAAGCGAAGCAAGTCATTGGTGCTGAAGCGCTTTTAAGATGGAAGCATCCTGAATGGGGTGATGTTTCGCCAGCTGACTTTATTCCGCTAGCTGAAGAAGAAGAATTAATCAACCAAATTAGTGATTGGGTATTGGAAAGCGTTTGTTCACAAATTCGAAAGTGGATGGATGATGGACTCCAATTTCAATTTATTTCCGTCAACATTTCTCCGAAAAGGCTCTTGAAAAAAGACTTTTATGACTTTTTAGTGAAAACGACGACAGAGAAAAAAATTCCTCCGAATTTATTAGAAATTGAGATCACTGAGAGTTCTTTATTAATCATGGATGATTATGTACAAGAGCAAATCATTAAGATTCGAGATTTAGGAGTTAGAATTGCATTAGACGATTTTGGAACAAGCTATACATCGATCAATAATATTAAAAATTTTCCTATCGATGTTTTAAAAATTGACAAATCCTTTATTCAGAACATTGATAAGGACCATACGGACCGGATTATTACGCAATCATTAATTCAAATGGCTAAAGGATTAAATTTGCGGGTTGTAGCTGAAGGGGTTGAGACACAAGTACAATTAAATTATTTAGAAAACTACCAATGCGACGAAATTCAAGGATTTTTATATAGCCCCTCTGTTACAGATCAAAAAATAGAGCAGCTATTTGTTAAACGAAATATGACACCGCAGCAGTCTGAACCATTAAAAACAAGTGAAAAAAGAAAATATTTTCGAATTGAGTTTCCGAATCCATTGCTTTCAAATATTACCATTACATCCATTCAAAACAAACAAATCAAGATCGGTAAAACAGAGGTTGCGGTCTTAAACATTGGTGGTGGTGGATTAGCCTTTGCTTCCCATTTAAGACTTCCAAGTAATGATAAAATTGTTTATCAATTCGAAACAGAATTAATGGGTGAAAAATTGATCTTACAAGGAAACATTGTATGGGGGAAAGAGGTAAAGTCCAATATTTATCAATACGGCTTAAAGTTCATTATTGCAGAGCACGAAAGGGAAAAGCTGATTTCTTTATTGAATACCGTTCAAATTTACCTTCGCAATAAAAGAATCGTCCGTGGTGCAAATTTTATTTCTGATGATCCGATTCAATTTATTGAAAGGACATTTTTATAA
- a CDS encoding UDP-GlcNAc:undecaprenyl-phosphate GlcNAc-1-phosphate transferase (product_source=KO:K02851; cog=COG0472; ko=KO:K02851; pfam=PF00953; transmembrane_helix_parts=Inside_1_6,TMhelix_7_29,Outside_30_41,TMhelix_42_64,Inside_65_68,TMhelix_69_86,Outside_87_100,TMhelix_101_123,Inside_124_127,TMhelix_128_150,Outside_151_154,TMhelix_155_173,Inside_174_177,TMhelix_178_200,Outside_201_203,TMhelix_204_223,Inside_224_229,TMhelix_230_252,Outside_253_277,TMhelix_278_300,Inside_301_304,TMhelix_305_327,Outside_328_355) — translation MELFLKLFVVFFISLSITPFIIKFAFILGAVDSPSKRKVHKIAMPRLGGLAIVLAFYVGVLLFIPESMYLKGVLVGSFIIAITGFLDDIFELNPKWKLMGQLLASFFVVSSGLYIKFMHIPFLGQVNIGWWGIPITFIWILVVTNSINLIDGLDGLAAGISIIVLSTIVYLSLPGQNFVVQMSLIMIFAILGFLIYNFYPAKVFMGDIGSLFLGFIISVLSLLEFKNVTLLSLLVPALILGVPLSDTFFAIVRRVINKKSISSADKSHLHHNILKLGFTHLQTVLIIYLISILFSLSAIIFSRSTVWISIIIIFCMLFFIEVMGEILELFGKNYKPLTKLFIKISAYVYKRDQNQ, via the coding sequence ATGGAATTATTTCTTAAACTATTCGTTGTGTTTTTCATTTCATTGAGCATTACACCATTTATTATAAAATTTGCATTTATTCTCGGTGCTGTTGATTCTCCTAGTAAAAGAAAAGTCCATAAAATAGCAATGCCAAGGCTGGGAGGATTGGCAATTGTTTTAGCTTTTTATGTAGGTGTTTTACTTTTTATTCCTGAAAGTATGTATTTAAAAGGTGTTCTTGTTGGTTCATTCATTATCGCCATTACTGGTTTTTTGGATGATATTTTTGAACTGAATCCAAAATGGAAGCTAATGGGTCAACTATTGGCTTCGTTTTTTGTTGTATCAAGTGGATTATATATTAAATTCATGCATATTCCCTTTTTGGGTCAAGTAAATATCGGTTGGTGGGGAATCCCGATCACTTTTATATGGATCCTTGTTGTAACGAATTCCATTAATTTAATTGATGGATTAGACGGTTTAGCGGCAGGGATTTCGATAATTGTTTTATCAACCATTGTGTACTTAAGCCTGCCTGGTCAAAATTTTGTAGTGCAGATGTCCTTAATCATGATTTTTGCTATTTTAGGATTTTTAATATACAATTTTTATCCAGCAAAGGTTTTTATGGGGGATATAGGCTCACTATTTTTGGGTTTTATCATTTCTGTCTTATCTCTTTTGGAATTTAAAAATGTTACTCTTTTATCATTACTAGTTCCTGCATTAATCCTTGGTGTACCACTATCGGATACTTTTTTTGCGATCGTAAGAAGAGTCATAAATAAAAAGTCGATCTCTTCGGCAGATAAGTCCCATTTACATCATAATATTTTAAAATTAGGTTTTACACATTTACAAACAGTTCTAATTATTTATTTAATAAGTATTCTGTTTAGTTTATCAGCCATTATTTTCTCAAGAAGCACTGTGTGGATATCAATTATTATTATTTTTTGTATGTTGTTCTTTATAGAGGTAATGGGAGAAATATTAGAATTGTTTGGGAAAAACTACAAGCCATTAACTAAATTATTTATAAAAATATCTGCATATGTTTACAAAAGGGACCAAAATCAATGA
- a CDS encoding LCP family protein required for cell wall assembly (product_source=TIGR00350; cog=COG1316; pfam=PF03816; tigrfam=TIGR00350; transmembrane_helix_parts=Inside_1_20,TMhelix_21_38,Outside_39_316), translated as MNRTTLKKKKKRKKLRTIGCLFLVLLLFAGGYGAYLTYKVANASFQSQEELNRGSKSELRTKPIDPAKDHFSVLFIGVDARPGEKNSRSDALILATFNKDDRSIKMVSIPRDSRVKIPDHGKNKINHAHSYGGKDLTVETVEDLFDIPVDYYVELNFNAFIDIVDALGGVEVNSEREFTEQDSQGRKDAIHIKEGIQTLNGEEALAYVRMRKKDPLGDIGRGQRQQEVIKAIIEKSSSFAAITKYDDIIDTIGKNLTTNFSIGNILALQKYSGSINSIESLSLNGYNKTINGVYYYELEQESIEEISDELKQHLDI; from the coding sequence ATGAATCGAACTACATTAAAGAAAAAGAAGAAACGAAAAAAATTACGTACCATTGGATGTCTTTTTCTAGTTCTTTTATTGTTTGCTGGAGGATATGGTGCTTATTTAACGTATAAAGTTGCAAATGCTTCTTTTCAATCACAAGAAGAGCTGAATCGAGGCAGCAAATCAGAACTTAGAACAAAGCCGATTGACCCAGCAAAAGATCATTTTTCTGTATTATTCATCGGGGTCGATGCTCGTCCAGGCGAAAAGAACAGCAGATCGGATGCTCTTATTTTAGCCACATTTAATAAAGATGACCGATCGATTAAAATGGTGAGTATCCCTCGTGATTCACGAGTGAAAATTCCTGATCACGGAAAAAACAAAATTAACCATGCTCACTCATATGGTGGAAAAGACCTAACAGTTGAAACAGTTGAAGACCTTTTTGACATTCCGGTAGATTACTATGTTGAATTAAACTTTAATGCCTTTATTGATATTGTAGATGCCCTTGGTGGTGTTGAAGTAAACAGCGAAAGAGAATTCACAGAACAAGATAGTCAAGGGCGCAAAGACGCCATCCACATCAAGGAAGGGATTCAAACTTTAAACGGTGAAGAAGCTCTTGCTTATGTAAGGATGCGTAAAAAGGATCCTTTAGGCGATATTGGAAGAGGTCAAAGACAGCAAGAAGTCATTAAAGCGATTATCGAAAAAAGCAGCTCATTTGCAGCGATTACGAAATATGATGATATTATCGACACAATTGGGAAAAATTTAACAACGAATTTTAGCATTGGAAATATCCTTGCTTTACAAAAGTATTCGGGATCGATTAATAGTATAGAATCATTATCTTTAAATGGGTACAATAAAACCATTAATGGTGTTTATTACTATGAACTTGAACAAGAATCAATTGAAGAAATTTCTGATGAACTGAAGCAGCATCTTGACATATAA
- a CDS encoding two-component system response regulator DegU (product_source=KO:K07692; cath_funfam=1.10.10.10,3.40.50.2300; cog=COG2197; ko=KO:K07692; pfam=PF00072,PF00196; smart=SM00421,SM00448; superfamily=46894,52172), giving the protein MAKKTKIVIIDDHQLFREGVKRILDFEPNFEVVAEAEDGTEALTVVKEHQPDVVIMDINMPQINGVEATKRLVEAHPETKVIILSIHDDENYVTHALKTGACGYLLKEMDADTLIEAVKVVAEGGAYLHPKVTHNLVNEFRRLALSGQVEHVGQVKPEVRRPLHILTRRECEVLQMLADGKSNRAIGEALFISEKTVKNHVSNILQKMNVNDRTQAVVVAIKNGWVEVR; this is encoded by the coding sequence ATGGCGAAAAAAACGAAGATTGTCATCATAGATGATCATCAATTGTTCCGCGAAGGAGTTAAGCGGATTTTAGACTTTGAACCGAATTTTGAAGTGGTCGCAGAAGCAGAAGATGGAACAGAAGCTCTAACCGTTGTAAAAGAGCATCAGCCGGATGTCGTCATTATGGATATTAATATGCCACAAATTAATGGTGTTGAGGCAACGAAGAGGTTAGTTGAAGCGCATCCCGAAACGAAGGTGATTATTTTATCCATACATGATGATGAAAATTATGTCACACACGCCTTAAAAACGGGTGCCTGCGGTTACTTATTAAAGGAAATGGATGCAGATACGCTCATTGAAGCGGTTAAAGTTGTGGCAGAAGGAGGGGCTTACTTACATCCAAAGGTTACCCATAATTTAGTGAATGAGTTTCGTCGTCTTGCCTTAAGCGGACAAGTCGAGCATGTTGGACAAGTAAAACCGGAAGTGCGCCGCCCTTTACATATTTTAACGCGTCGAGAATGTGAAGTGCTGCAAATGCTAGCAGATGGAAAAAGCAACAGAGCCATTGGGGAAGCCTTATTTATTAGTGAAAAGACCGTGAAAAACCATGTCAGCAACATCCTGCAAAAAATGAATGTGAATGATCGGACCCAAGCAGTAGTTGTGGCCATTAAAAACGGCTGGGTAGAGGTTCGATAA
- a CDS encoding DegV family protein with EDD domain (product_source=TIGR00762; cath_funfam=3.30.1180.10,3.40.50.10170; cog=COG1307; pfam=PF02645; superfamily=82549; tigrfam=TIGR00762), with protein sequence MKTAILTDSTAYIPKEVREKLQIKMIPLSVIFGQESYREEIDMTAEQFWKEIKEREDLPTTSQPPIGEFVNMYEELAKEYDAVISIHLSSGISGTFNGAVTAGQMVEGIKVYPYDSEISCMAQGFYAIEAAELIKEEKSPEEILKRLDEMKQSLRAYFMVDDLSHLKRGGRLSGAQAFVGSLLQIKPVLHFVDKVIVPYEKIRTRKKALKRIYELFDEVASQNVPLRATIIHANRPDEAEKMKQELAQKYPHVEFYISYFGPVIGTHLGEGAIGLGWYKK encoded by the coding sequence ATGAAAACTGCTATTTTAACGGATAGTACAGCTTATATCCCGAAGGAAGTTCGAGAAAAGCTTCAAATAAAGATGATTCCTTTAAGTGTCATTTTTGGCCAAGAATCTTACCGCGAAGAAATCGATATGACGGCAGAACAATTTTGGAAGGAAATCAAAGAGCGTGAAGATTTGCCGACAACCTCCCAACCGCCAATCGGTGAATTTGTGAACATGTATGAGGAGTTAGCGAAAGAATATGATGCGGTGATCAGTATTCACCTTTCAAGTGGAATTAGCGGAACATTTAATGGTGCTGTAACAGCCGGTCAAATGGTAGAAGGAATAAAGGTTTATCCATATGATTCCGAAATCAGTTGTATGGCGCAAGGATTTTATGCGATAGAAGCAGCCGAATTGATAAAGGAAGAAAAGTCGCCTGAAGAAATTCTTAAGCGATTAGATGAAATGAAACAATCTCTTCGTGCATACTTCATGGTCGATGATCTTTCCCACTTAAAACGTGGGGGGCGATTAAGCGGGGCACAAGCGTTTGTTGGAAGCTTGCTGCAAATAAAGCCTGTTTTACATTTTGTTGATAAAGTCATTGTACCGTATGAAAAAATTCGTACTCGTAAAAAAGCATTGAAGAGAATTTATGAGTTATTTGATGAAGTAGCAAGCCAAAATGTACCGCTTCGGGCAACGATCATTCATGCCAATCGACCAGATGAAGCCGAAAAAATGAAACAAGAGCTTGCACAAAAATATCCGCACGTGGAGTTTTATATTAGCTACTTTGGACCGGTCATTGGAACACACCTTGGGGAAGGCGCCATTGGCCTCGGCTGGTATAAGAAATAA
- a CDS encoding putative YigZ family protein (product_source=TIGR00257; cath_funfam=3.30.230.30; cog=COG1739; pfam=PF01205,PF09186; superfamily=54211,54980; tigrfam=TIGR00257) — MLSHYYTVKGFGEHEIVIQKSRFICYINRAKTEEEAQDFINKIKKMHWNATHNCSAYLIGEHDQIQKANDDGEPSGTAGVPMLEVLKKRQLKDTVAVVTRYFGGIKLGAGGLIRAYGKAVSEGINHTGVVERKLMRILKTKIDYTWLGKVENELRHSEYKLKEIHYLDDVLIETYVEEEKKEAFKEWMTELTNGKCGMTEGEVEYLEKEITFS; from the coding sequence ATGCTTTCCCATTATTATACCGTAAAAGGATTTGGAGAGCATGAAATTGTCATCCAGAAATCGCGCTTTATTTGCTACATCAATCGTGCCAAAACCGAAGAGGAAGCCCAAGACTTTATCAATAAAATTAAAAAAATGCATTGGAATGCTACCCATAATTGCTCGGCCTATTTAATCGGGGAACATGACCAAATCCAAAAAGCAAATGACGATGGGGAACCGAGCGGTACAGCCGGCGTTCCGATGCTGGAAGTATTAAAAAAACGCCAATTAAAAGATACAGTCGCTGTCGTCACTAGATATTTCGGCGGCATTAAACTCGGTGCGGGGGGACTTATCCGCGCTTACGGCAAAGCGGTATCAGAAGGTATCAACCACACAGGTGTTGTCGAACGAAAATTGATGCGAATTTTAAAAACAAAAATCGATTATACATGGCTTGGCAAAGTCGAAAACGAACTTCGCCACTCCGAATACAAACTAAAAGAAATCCACTACTTAGACGATGTTCTCATCGAAACTTACGTCGAAGAAGAAAAGAAAGAAGCCTTCAAGGAATGGATGACAGAACTAACAAACGGAAAATGCGGCATGACAGAAGGTGAAGTGGAGTATTTGGAGAAAGAAATAACATTTAGTTAA
- a CDS encoding UTP--glucose-1-phosphate uridylyltransferase (product_source=KO:K00963; cath_funfam=3.90.550.10; cog=COG1210; ko=KO:K00963; pfam=PF00483; superfamily=53448; tigrfam=TIGR01099), with amino-acid sequence MKKVKKAVIPAAGLGTRFLPATKAQPKEMLPIVDKPTIQYIIEEAIESGIEDIIIVTGRNKRAIEDHFDYSIELELELREKEKFDLLEEVQKISNMVNIHYIRQKKPLGLGHAVNCAKSFIVNEPFAVLLGDDIVKSETPCLKQLIDIYNEYQCSVVGTKKVHEDDLHKYGIIKPRPTNISDDLVQVVDMVEKPRENAPSNIAVMGRYIFNPEIFDYLENLDVGHGGEIQLTDAIKKMSQNSKVLAYAFEGRRYDVGDKFGFLEATIDLALEREDLSERLKYYLKKLYKEGKLN; translated from the coding sequence ATGAAAAAGGTAAAGAAAGCTGTCATTCCAGCTGCAGGTTTAGGTACACGGTTTTTGCCGGCTACAAAAGCGCAACCGAAGGAAATGTTACCGATTGTGGATAAACCAACTATTCAGTATATTATAGAAGAAGCCATCGAATCAGGTATTGAAGATATTATTATTGTAACTGGTCGTAATAAAAGAGCGATTGAAGATCACTTTGACTATTCTATAGAGCTAGAGCTGGAGTTAAGAGAGAAGGAAAAGTTCGATTTATTAGAAGAAGTACAGAAAATCTCTAATATGGTAAATATACACTATATAAGACAAAAAAAACCGTTAGGATTAGGACATGCAGTAAACTGTGCGAAAAGTTTTATTGTTAACGAGCCGTTTGCTGTTTTATTAGGCGATGATATTGTCAAAAGTGAGACACCTTGCTTAAAACAACTTATAGATATATATAACGAATATCAGTGTTCTGTAGTTGGCACAAAAAAAGTACATGAGGATGATTTGCATAAATATGGTATTATTAAGCCTAGGCCGACAAATATTAGTGATGACTTAGTCCAAGTTGTAGATATGGTAGAAAAGCCTAGAGAAAATGCTCCTTCTAATATTGCTGTAATGGGAAGATATATTTTTAATCCAGAGATCTTTGATTACCTAGAAAATTTGGATGTCGGACATGGTGGGGAAATCCAGCTTACTGATGCTATAAAGAAAATGTCACAAAATAGTAAAGTTTTAGCATATGCTTTTGAAGGAAGAAGATATGATGTTGGTGATAAGTTTGGTTTTCTAGAGGCAACAATTGATTTAGCTCTAGAACGAGAAGATTTAAGTGAACGACTAAAATATTATCTAAAAAAACTTTACAAAGAAGGGAAACTAAACTAA
- a CDS encoding two-component system sensor histidine kinase DegS (product_source=KO:K07777; cath_funfam=3.30.565.10; cog=COG4585; ko=KO:K07777; pfam=PF02518,PF05384,PF07730; smart=SM00387; superfamily=47266,55874) codes for MDSKNFDAKILDRILEKMIRTVQTSKDEIFKIGESSRQEYDIIVQELKLIKEQVNTVIEKSDKLAVQSKYARQRLVEVSKNFQNFSEEDIRTAYERAHSLQMELTMLKEKEKQLRDRRDELERRLLNLKEMMERADHLVGQINVVLHYLDQDLRKMGDILEDARQKQLFGLRIIEAQEEERKRLSREIHDGPAQLLANVLMRSDLIDRVFRQRGAEEGVKEVKNLREMVRSALYEVRRIIYDLRPMALDDLGLIPTLRKYLATIEEYNGRTKISFTSIGTSEENRLPARFEVALFRLVQEAVTNALKHSDGDKVDVKVEVRKDQINLLIRDNGKGFDPHQIDNENKHSFGLMGMKERVDLLDGKLVIHSKQGQGTSIMIQVPINMQKSEKRHIDSHMSN; via the coding sequence ATGGACTCCAAAAATTTTGACGCAAAAATATTAGATCGAATATTAGAGAAAATGATTCGAACGGTGCAAACTAGTAAAGATGAGATTTTTAAAATCGGTGAAAGCTCACGTCAAGAATATGACATTATTGTGCAGGAATTAAAGCTTATTAAAGAGCAAGTGAATACGGTGATTGAAAAAAGTGACAAATTGGCTGTGCAATCCAAATATGCTCGGCAGCGCTTAGTGGAGGTGAGCAAAAACTTTCAAAATTTCTCTGAAGAAGATATTCGCACGGCTTATGAAAGAGCCCATTCATTGCAAATGGAGCTTACGATGCTAAAGGAAAAAGAAAAGCAGCTTCGTGATCGCCGTGATGAATTAGAACGGAGACTTCTGAACTTAAAGGAAATGATGGAACGGGCCGATCATTTAGTTGGACAAATTAACGTTGTCTTGCATTATTTAGACCAAGATTTGCGCAAAATGGGCGATATTTTAGAAGATGCTCGGCAAAAACAGCTTTTTGGCTTGAGAATTATTGAAGCACAAGAAGAAGAAAGAAAGAGGTTATCGAGAGAAATTCATGACGGCCCAGCTCAGCTGCTCGCAAATGTCCTAATGCGTTCCGATTTAATCGATCGGGTGTTCCGCCAGCGAGGTGCAGAGGAGGGGGTTAAAGAAGTAAAAAATTTGCGTGAAATGGTTCGCAGCGCTTTGTATGAAGTTCGTCGCATTATTTATGATTTACGTCCAATGGCTTTAGATGATTTAGGATTAATTCCAACCCTCAGAAAATATTTGGCAACGATCGAAGAATATAATGGGCGAACAAAAATTTCCTTCACAAGCATCGGTACTTCAGAAGAAAACCGGCTGCCGGCTCGATTTGAAGTCGCTTTATTCCGGTTAGTACAGGAGGCTGTTACGAATGCTTTGAAGCATTCAGATGGAGATAAGGTTGATGTGAAAGTTGAAGTAAGGAAGGATCAAATTAATCTTCTTATCAGAGATAACGGGAAAGGGTTTGATCCTCATCAAATTGACAATGAAAATAAGCATTCGTTCGGTTTAATGGGAATGAAAGAGCGAGTTGATTTATTAGATGGGAAATTAGTCATTCATTCAAAGCAGGGACAAGGCACTAGTATTATGATACAAGTCCCGATCAATATGCAAAAAAGCGAAAAAAGGCATATTGACTCACATATGTCTAATTAG